A window of the Lodderomyces beijingensis strain CBS 14171 genome assembly, chromosome: 7 genome harbors these coding sequences:
- a CDS encoding mitochondrial 54S ribosomal protein uL14m produces MIYLKTLLNVIDNSGAQIVECIKVARHKPKSSGSIGDIITCVVKQARPQIESKLQNASTNKVKRRDICKAVIVRQKKPLRRPDGSVVRFDDNACVLINKNGEPLGTRINGVVAKELKSLNFNKIVSLAPKTF; encoded by the coding sequence atgATCTACCTCAAGACCCTCCTCAACGTAATAGACAACTCAGGAGCACAGATAGTGGAATGCATAAAAGTGGCCCGACACAAACCGAAGTCAAGTGGCTCAATCGGGGACATCATCACCTGCGTCGTGAAACAAGCGCGCCCGCAAATCGAATCGAAATTGCAGAATGCGTCAACGAACAAAGTCAAGCGTCGTGACATATGCAAAGCCGTGATTGTGAGACAGAAGAAGCCGTTGAGGAGACCCGATGGCTCCGTGGTTCGCTTTGACGACAATGCGTGTGTTTTGATTAACAAGAATGGCGAACCCTTGGGCACGAGAATTAatggtgttgttgccaaggagttgaagctgttgaatttcaacaagattgtcaGTTTGGCGCCAAAGACTTTTTAA